The following coding sequences are from one Chloracidobacterium sp. window:
- a CDS encoding YihY/virulence factor BrkB family protein yields MLLVRDFHWKGFFVRLYNKAIDTDIFGRSAQVAFYFSFAIFPLVYFLISAFGLMIGTSGGLKGELFSYLEQILPGIAFELVRKTAEEIITNSSGSKLTLGLAVTLWSASAGVDALRNALNAVYELKERRSWWRTKAESLGLTVVVTLLAAAALAIVFYGWHFVGMVSALMGLPVTSPLLLAGVQWISILVVLLLTCEIIFNLLPDRRNFRWIWITPGSIVSILLWLILTNSFKLYISYFSSYDKTYGSLGAVIILMFWLYLTAMVTMAGGAINSVLADMRDNSENGHNSD; encoded by the coding sequence ATGCTGTTAGTGCGGGATTTCCATTGGAAAGGTTTTTTCGTCCGGCTCTACAATAAGGCCATTGACACCGATATATTCGGCCGCTCAGCTCAGGTGGCCTTTTACTTTTCGTTTGCGATCTTTCCGCTAGTATATTTTCTGATCAGTGCATTTGGACTGATGATCGGTACGTCCGGCGGATTAAAGGGCGAGCTTTTCTCCTATCTCGAACAGATCTTGCCCGGAATAGCGTTCGAACTAGTTCGGAAGACTGCCGAAGAGATCATAACCAATAGCTCGGGCAGCAAACTCACGCTCGGTTTGGCGGTCACGCTTTGGTCGGCATCGGCGGGCGTCGACGCCCTTCGAAACGCGTTAAATGCTGTATATGAACTAAAGGAGAGGCGTTCCTGGTGGCGAACCAAGGCCGAATCGCTCGGCTTAACGGTCGTCGTCACGTTACTTGCCGCCGCAGCTCTGGCCATAGTGTTTTACGGCTGGCATTTTGTTGGGATGGTCTCGGCCTTGATGGGCCTTCCGGTAACCTCGCCTTTGTTGCTCGCTGGCGTGCAGTGGATATCGATCTTGGTTGTACTGCTCCTGACCTGCGAGATAATCTTCAACTTGCTTCCGGACCGACGAAATTTCAGATGGATCTGGATAACTCCGGGATCGATCGTTTCGATCCTGCTTTGGTTGATCCTGACAAATTCGTTCAAGTTGTACATTAGCTATTTTAGCTCGTATGACAAAACATATGGCTCACTCGGGGCCGTCATAATTCTGATGTTCTGGCTATATCTGACGGCGATGGTGACAATGGCAGGTGGGGCGATCAATTCGGTTCTGGCCGATATGCGTGACAATAGTGAGAATGGCCACAACTCTGACTAA
- a CDS encoding MaoC family dehydratase, with the protein MEIKQGVQFKIAKPITDSLIRAFAEVSGDHNPIHLDDEFAEQTRFGRRIAHGMLSGALISAVLGNEFRDMKIVYLSQTMRFMAPVFIDDVLTVTATVTDVRESKGIVTLETTCINQDDVVTLTGEAKVMILP; encoded by the coding sequence ATGGAGATCAAACAAGGCGTCCAGTTTAAGATCGCTAAACCTATTACCGACAGCCTGATAAGGGCTTTCGCGGAGGTTTCCGGTGACCATAACCCGATCCATCTGGACGATGAATTTGCCGAGCAAACTCGATTTGGCCGCCGCATCGCTCACGGAATGTTGAGCGGAGCATTGATATCGGCTGTACTCGGAAATGAGTTTCGGGATATGAAGATCGTCTATTTATCGCAAACGATGCGATTTATGGCCCCGGTATTCATAGATGACGTACTGACCGTTACTGCGACCGTCACCGATGTTCGGGAGAGCAAAGGCATTGTCACGCTCGAGACGACCTGCATAAACCAAGATGATGTCGTGACGCTCACCGGCGAGGCAAAGGTGATGATACTGCCGTGA